CCAGCACTGATTGTTGACCTGGATATAGTGAACAGAAATGCTCAAGCAATGCTGGACCGCTTCCAAAAGTTTGGGGTCCAACTGCGACCTCACATGAAAACCCACAAAACTCTGTAAGAACGATCCCCACCTCTTattgatcttttttttattacgaAGACGATTCTAGACTAAAATTAGTACTAAACCGAATGAACCCTTACTCAAAAATGCTCTTATCTTTTATCTGTTCCTTTCTTGACAgctttgttctgcagaatattaaaacatatttatttgacaGATTCTAAGATCACAGTTTTCTCAAAGCAAAACACTTTACAGCacttcataaaaatgttttagaatAATAAAGATTTTCAGATTGATGAAGTGCACCTGTTTTATTCAGTACAGAATATATCTTTATCAGGACGTGTGTTCTTAGAAATCGAACCCCaaactgtaatggttttaaGTGCCCTCTGTCTACAGCTATTCTACAACAAAACTTGAAAACCTTGCATTACACATCTGTTGTCTTCAGGGATTGTGCAGACATCATGACTGGAGGCTCTCGCCGTTGTATTGTGGTGTCTACTCTGGCTGAGGCATCCTTATACGCAGATAATGGCTATGATGATATATTATACGCATACCCACTGCCATTTGATAAAGTGGAGCGCTGTGCTGAGCTTTCAGAGAGGCTTTCTCTATTCCATGTACTGCTGGACAACCGTCTTGCCTTACGGGAACTGAAGAAGAGACCACTGAAGCAGGGGAAAGTCTGGAGGGTGTGGATGAAACTGGACTGTGACAATGGGAGAGGTAAGTAGGAGAAAATATCCAAATTTATAAAACATGGTAAAATCAAAGTGAACCTGTTGAAAATTCCTGTTTGTTTTCCAAGAACTACTTTCTGTACGGCATGATGCTGTCAGATAATTGATAAATTGGCTTGctcttgtttttgttatgaaAGTGGGCGTTCCTCATTATGACCCAGCGTCACTGCAGCTTGCCCAGGAGATTTCGGAGACGGCAGGGGTGGAGCTCACAGGAATTTACGCCCATTGTGGAAACACCTATGGCTGTAAAGGAGAGGAGCAAATCAAAGCTGTTGCTCAGAACACTACAACGTTCACACTGCAGTTTATGGAGAAGTATGCAGACTTTAATGTTATAGCGTAAACCTTGTTGCTGTTAAAAAATTCACATTTCGTAATTTTCTATTCACTGTAGGTTGAAGGCTGCTGGAATGCACAGTCCCAAATCCAGCATTGGCTCGACCCCTTCCTGTAGCCACCCAGTCCCAGACATGGCCATGTTAAGTGAAGTGCATCCTGGGAACTATGTGTTTTATGGTCGGTGTTTAATGTCATTTTCTGAGATGTTTGAtaatcagttttttattttgagtcatatttttgttttagagAAGGTTGACAGCATGACACAGAGCCCGTTACACTGAATATCTGTTTAGATGTGCAGCAGTCTCTCATTGGATCCTGTAGACTTGAAGATGTTGCAGTACGGGTTCTGACGAGGGTCATAGGACACTACCCACACAGAAACCAGCTACTGGTAGACTGTGGGTGGACAGCTCTGAGTCATGATGGTGGGGGACGTTTACCAACTGGATACTGTATCATCGAAGGGCACCCAGACCTGAAGTAAGAGAAATTGTGATGTTTTTTACTGGGATCACAATACAGATTTCTATTAAATCATTAAAGGATTATAACCTTTTGTTAAGCCAGTTGacgtttttaattatttgcttTGGAAGTTGAATGTTCCTGTTGCTCAACTGGTACAAAACACCAACGTCATGGacttgattattattataattaagtACATACTATCAGAGAAgagttttgtgtattttttgaatatttttgtgtttgtgggcGTAAAAAGTATTATGAGTAAGATGATTCTAAGGTTTATAAATAGCATGAAGGGAGTCGTTTGTTTTGCAGGCTGCTGTCTATGACTCAGGAACACGGCAGGGTGGAGTCCATCTCTGGAAAACTGGACTTCAGTCAGTTCCCCCTTGGGTCACTCCTCTCACTCATGCCGTACCACGTGAGTTACCAAACCTCTCACATTGACCTGTCTGAatattttttaatctgattaatcCCTTTTTGGTGGTTTATAATTTGTATGCATACATTATGCTTGAGACTGTTAGATGACAATAAACTACACTTTTCCTTAACCAAACagtgatatttatttatatttattaacccCAACAAGATGCAAAAATGACATGACAAATTTGAAACAGGAAGACTTGTTGTAAGAATTTTGTAAATTCGTGTTTTGTCCATATTTGTTATTAGCATTGGTTTTTCCCGTTGCATACCCTAAACATACCCTTGTTGCTTACTCTGGTCTTTTGTTGACAGGCTTGTGCTACAGCTATGATGCACCCAGTTTATTTTGTCCATTCTAAAGGGAAGATTATAGGCACATGGAAACCCACTCGAGGCTGGTAACAGTCACTCACAGAGGGAGTCTGGGAACTCTTTGGTTGAAATGTTATTAAAGGAATATCAACTAAATTAATTAAACCTTGTAACAATTGTGAAATTACTGTAAAAGCAGGAATCAAAACCCACTTTAGGAACTTTTAGGAACTACATTGTGTAGTTTCCAATCTTGCCGAAAACTGTGTAAACTGAAAGTTCACATTGGACATATTTGTTTACAGATAGCCATGAAAGTAATGATGTTGCATCTTAAAAACCTCAAAGCTACACTAGTATTTCTGTACACTTACCTTAGAAAcaactttttttgctttttatctGAATTACTTTTCATGTGGCAAACACAGTAATGTGTGCTCAGagatttaaaaatattgatagtagtttttataaatCACTGTAGACtaattttgtaataaaatcgtGTACCATAATAGCAATAAATATAATGATACGAttgattgtttcttttttttggtcAAAAGTGGTATAGAATTGTTTTTGCAagtaaaataatgcatttattttgtagaccattttctacaaaagtgtcttTTACTCAGACCAACACACAGATGGAAACAGTAGTTGGATGTGTAGTTTATATGTTTGTTATTAACATTATGTAAAACGTTTTGTTCCACAGTATAGGCTTATGCAGCCAGGAAGTATTGGCATATATTAAGTAATATGGAAACTCCTCCAAGAATGTTTAAAATTCATCCCATGTGGATACTTCATGAAGTTGAGAACATGCCCAGTGTAGACACACATACGGTACAGAGACAGTTTTTTAGTAACTGCaccaaataatgttttaatatgaTAATTGTATATGTTATTATAAAATGGCGGAAATAAAACATCTGAGCTTTACTGACCATTAGAAACGTTTAAGGAAACTCGAAGTACACTTTTTTTGCTTAACAGAGATCGATGACGCGTCACGCGCGTCTGTCTTAACCAAAC
This portion of the Triplophysa rosa linkage group LG20, Trosa_1v2, whole genome shotgun sequence genome encodes:
- the zgc:162816 gene encoding D-serine dehydratase produces the protein MATAEFTKDLCTPALIVDLDIVNRNAQAMLDRFQKFGVQLRPHMKTHKTLDCADIMTGGSRRCIVVSTLAEASLYADNGYDDILYAYPLPFDKVERCAELSERLSLFHVLLDNRLALRELKKRPLKQGKVWRVWMKLDCDNGRVGVPHYDPASLQLAQEISETAGVELTGIYAHCGNTYGCKGEEQIKAVAQNTTTFTLQFMEKLKAAGMHSPKSSIGSTPSCSHPVPDMAMLSEVHPGNYVFYDVQQSLIGSCRLEDVAVRVLTRVIGHYPHRNQLLVDCGWTALSHDGGGRLPTGYCIIEGHPDLKLLSMTQEHGRVESISGKLDFSQFPLGSLLSLMPYHACATAMMHPVYFVHSKGKIIGTWKPTRGW